The Mariluticola halotolerans nucleotide sequence CCGTTATCAAGGACGGCGTTGTTGTGGCGGCGGGGGTTACTGGGACGCGCGTCGCTGACCAAGTTCTGCCTGTTGCCATGAGTGACCGCTTCCATATTGGCTCCAACACCAAGTCGATGACAGCGACATTGGCAGGAATGCTGGTCGATGAGGGCAAGCTGGCCTGGGACTCGCGCGTCGGTGACGTGCTGGGAGAAGAAGTCCCTGAGATGAGCCAGAGCCTCGCCGATGCCACGCTGGAGCAATTGCTGTCGCATTCGAGCGGGATCTCGAGCGACACACCGGAAATGCTTGACCTGTATTTCAGCGATGCCGTGTTTGACGACAACCTTGTCCAGCAACGCATTCACGCGCTTAGGGCTTGGCAGCACAACGAAGTGACCATCCCGACACCCTCGCCATTTCAGTACTCGAATTTTGGCTACCTGATTGCCGGTATGATGATTGAAAAGGTGAGCGGTACGCCTTGGGAAACGCTGATGTATGAGCGCATTTTTGAGCCACTTGGCATGGAGAGTGCGGGGCTTGGTCCGCAGGCCACCTATGGGCTTGTCGACGCTGCCGTGGGGCATCGCATTGAGGCTGATGGTGCAGTCACGCCCATGCTATGGGGTCCAGCTGCTGATGTTCCTCCCGTGATGGGGCCGGCGGGAAATGCGCATATGTCCATTCTCGATTATGCCAAATGGGCAGGCTGGAATGCCGGAAAAGCCAGACGCGGTCCGCAACTGGTCACCCCTGCGACGCTTGAATTTATTCAGGCAGTGCATGTTCAAACGCCGGTGCGTGAAAATCCCCCGCCAGGCACCCCGAGCACAGGCGGCTACGGATTGGGTTGGGGCAGCGTGGTGTTTGACTGGGCTGGCAAGCCTCTGCTTACCCATAACGG carries:
- a CDS encoding serine hydrolase domain-containing protein, whose translation is MRFPDSSTVRSNLVFPGSRRVERVAARGSRLQGLSTLPVIWGDTPAMLESPAPSEFRNKCIDAVRSVLIAGAAVVMLAGGAYAQAASIDNYLERVRLEHDLPALAAAVIKDGVVVAAGVTGTRVADQVLPVAMSDRFHIGSNTKSMTATLAGMLVDEGKLAWDSRVGDVLGEEVPEMSQSLADATLEQLLSHSSGISSDTPEMLDLYFSDAVFDDNLVQQRIHALRAWQHNEVTIPTPSPFQYSNFGYLIAGMMIEKVSGTPWETLMYERIFEPLGMESAGLGPQATYGLVDAAVGHRIEADGAVTPMLWGPAADVPPVMGPAGNAHMSILDYAKWAGWNAGKARRGPQLVTPATLEFIQAVHVQTPVRENPPPGTPSTGGYGLGWGSVVFDWAGKPLLTHNGSNSMNLARIVVDTDTDIAVTVTTNFPGPGANAAAGEVMEYLYLQYVN